The following proteins come from a genomic window of bacterium:
- a CDS encoding LytR C-terminal domain-containing protein, producing MQRKVRTDDRPKESTQTLDQTSATRTQDPKPEPTQLTMTGIHDPKWDKILNYMIGGLGLVVLILVISLIIRINSSGTSEAETQTNEVPAETSPSTTFDGTQSRPQKIRIEVLNGSGVPKLAAKAADYLRSKGFDVVSTGNAPNSNYKKTIVQDRAGNLAGAQQVAVALGVGESGIIQQKNPQLMLEVTVIVGQDYKSLKFTNPRD from the coding sequence ATGCAACGCAAAGTACGCACGGACGACCGTCCGAAAGAATCAACACAGACCTTGGACCAAACATCGGCTACCCGAACTCAAGATCCGAAGCCGGAGCCGACTCAACTGACGATGACCGGCATTCACGATCCCAAGTGGGACAAAATTTTGAATTACATGATTGGCGGTTTGGGCCTAGTTGTTTTAATTCTCGTGATTTCGTTGATTATTCGTATCAATAGCAGCGGCACATCAGAAGCCGAAACACAGACCAATGAAGTTCCTGCGGAGACTTCACCGTCAACCACGTTTGATGGTACCCAATCACGTCCTCAGAAAATCCGTATCGAAGTGCTCAACGGCAGCGGTGTACCCAAACTGGCAGCCAAAGCGGCCGATTATCTACGCAGTAAAGGATTTGATGTTGTGAGTACGGGCAATGCGCCGAATTCCAATTACAAAAAAACAATCGTACAGGATCGGGCTGGAAATTTAGCCGGTGCACAACAAGTCGCCGTCGCGCTTGGTGTCGGCGAGTCGGGTATTATTCAGCAGAAGAACCCACAGTTGATGCTTGAAGTTACCGTCATCGTCGGACAAGATTATAAATCGCTCAAATTTACCAATCCGCGCGATTAG
- a CDS encoding insulinase family protein yields MSHTLSNRWTFHLRQSTHTPFVVLRLRFPFGIAHEPADQPGLCKLLALTLKSGTSKQTALSIADALEYLAASLSVSVTHDAFTLHLTVSREQLDPALQIVHEILTDAVFPEHELQRARGQMKADCKKKLDMPGVLLGELFQSTLFGGHPYGRSTDGMESGVDDLSRDGVLRFYNEKLTACGAIVTVVGDVDEIKMRTFVENNWASHFKNSVNISTIQMDSPQPLGQRFFCLTDRPIAQAHIALGHTGPARGEPGHVPQMALNYILGGAGLSSRLTHHIRTQQGLAYSVYSSLTKRKFGGMFSVVLQTSAAHAPRAVTAIVKELEAIKADGVSDQELEDAKLYFSGHHPFTMETIERMALLIEQGVFFDLPPDYVERELAELQSLEQDDLRKAADMIDPKHWVLAIIGNEALIRQPIQELLHHYERQ; encoded by the coding sequence GTGTCCCACACTCTATCCAATCGGTGGACGTTTCACCTTCGTCAATCCACGCACACACCTTTTGTGGTTTTACGCTTGCGATTTCCTTTCGGTATCGCGCATGAACCCGCCGACCAACCCGGTCTGTGTAAGTTACTTGCGCTGACGCTAAAATCCGGCACATCCAAACAAACCGCTCTGAGTATAGCCGATGCGCTGGAATATCTGGCGGCTTCGCTCTCCGTATCAGTTACCCATGATGCGTTTACATTACATCTAACTGTTAGCCGCGAACAATTGGATCCGGCACTTCAGATCGTGCACGAAATTCTTACGGATGCTGTTTTCCCGGAACACGAACTGCAACGTGCACGAGGGCAAATGAAAGCCGATTGTAAAAAGAAATTAGATATGCCCGGGGTTTTATTGGGAGAATTATTCCAAAGTACATTATTTGGTGGACATCCCTATGGCCGCTCGACCGATGGCATGGAAAGCGGTGTGGATGATTTATCGCGCGATGGAGTGCTGCGATTTTATAACGAAAAGCTCACCGCGTGCGGTGCGATCGTGACGGTGGTCGGTGATGTGGATGAAATTAAAATGAGAACGTTCGTTGAAAATAACTGGGCTTCCCATTTTAAAAATTCGGTAAATATAAGCACGATTCAGATGGATAGCCCGCAACCATTGGGACAACGGTTTTTTTGTTTGACCGACCGTCCGATCGCACAGGCGCACATTGCGCTGGGCCATACCGGCCCCGCACGCGGTGAGCCGGGCCATGTGCCGCAGATGGCGCTAAATTATATTCTAGGCGGCGCCGGTTTATCGTCCCGATTAACCCATCATATCCGGACGCAACAAGGTTTGGCTTATTCCGTATATTCCAGTCTTACAAAACGTAAATTCGGTGGTATGTTTTCCGTTGTGCTGCAAACTTCTGCGGCTCATGCGCCTCGCGCCGTTACGGCTATTGTAAAGGAACTGGAAGCCATCAAAGCCGATGGTGTGTCGGATCAGGAACTCGAGGATGCAAAACTTTATTTTTCAGGACATCATCCGTTTACGATGGAAACCATTGAGCGCATGGCTTTATTGATCGAACAAGGCGTTTTTTTTGATTTACCGCCGGATTACGTTGAGCGCGAATTGGCCGAATTACAATCGTTAGAGCAGGATGATTTGAGAAAAGCCGCTGATATGATTGATCCCAAACATTGGGTTTTAGCAATTATAGGAAACGAGGCTCTAATACGGCAGCCGATCCAAGAATTATTACATCATTACGAAAGACAATAA
- a CDS encoding HAD-IA family hydrolase produces MVKPDIHLRAIIFDLDNTLVDFMRLKERAIASAAEAMIDAGLEVKKEDIISKIWTIYNSQGYEYQKVFDIFLENTLGRIDHKILANGIVAYRQTREASLVTYPHVLSTLNELVKRRFKLAVVSDAPTREAWLRLCYLRLHHTFDAVVTYEDTFQRKPNPEPFRKALTQMDIQPEHALMVGDWAERDMAGAKQIRMKTAFARYGDTFDTRESGADYELTDFRQLLDIAVEPFHG; encoded by the coding sequence ATGGTGAAACCCGATATCCATCTGCGAGCGATTATTTTTGATCTCGACAATACCCTTGTTGATTTTATGCGCCTCAAAGAACGTGCGATTGCCAGTGCAGCGGAAGCCATGATAGATGCCGGCTTGGAGGTAAAAAAAGAAGATATTATATCCAAAATATGGACGATCTATAATTCGCAAGGCTACGAATACCAAAAGGTGTTCGATATTTTTTTGGAGAATACGCTTGGCCGCATTGACCACAAAATCTTAGCCAACGGTATTGTGGCGTATCGCCAGACCCGCGAAGCTTCGCTGGTCACCTATCCGCATGTTTTATCCACGCTCAATGAATTGGTCAAACGGCGCTTTAAATTGGCCGTTGTCAGTGATGCGCCGACGCGCGAAGCGTGGCTGCGCCTTTGCTATCTGCGTCTCCATCATACTTTTGATGCCGTCGTGACGTACGAAGATACGTTTCAGCGAAAACCTAATCCGGAGCCGTTTCGCAAAGCGCTTACCCAGATGGACATCCAGCCGGAGCACGCTTTGATGGTCGGTGATTGGGCGGAACGCGATATGGCCGGTGCCAAACAGATCAGAATGAAAACGGCATTTGCCCGATACGGCGATACGTTTGATACCCGCGAATCCGGTGCGGATTACGAATTGACCGATTTCAGGCAATTGCTTGATATCGCGGTGGAGCCGTTCCATGGTTAA